A genome region from Pseudomonas pergaminensis includes the following:
- a CDS encoding efflux RND transporter permease subunit — protein MNLSGPFIRRPVATMLLSLAILLLGGVSFNLLPVSPLPQIDFPVIVVSASLPGASPEVMASTVATPLERSFGAIAGITTMSSSSSQGSTRVILAFDSDRDINGAAREVQAAINASRNLLPSGMRSMPTYKKINPSQAPIMVLSLTSDVLQKGQLYDLASTILSQSLSQVPGVGEVQIGGSSLPAVRIELEPKALDQYGVALDDVRNTIANANQRRPKGSLEDSQRNWQIQANDQLEKAKDYEPLLIRYQNGAALRLGDVAKISDGVEDRYNSGFFNNDSAVLLVINRQSGANIIETVRQIKAQLPALQAVLPSSVKLSLAMDRSPVITATLHEAEMTLLIAVGLVILVVYLFLGNFRASLIPTLAVPVSLVGTFAVMYLYGFSLNNFSLMALILATGLVVDDAIVVLENISRHIDEGVPPMKAAYLGAQEVGFTLLSMNVSLVAVFLSILFMGGIVTNLFREFSITLSAAIIVSLIVSLTLTPMLCARWLKPHVKTQMTGLQRWSQKINDRMVAGYATSLDWVLRHRRLTLLSLLLTIGMNVALYVVVPKTFMPQQDTGQLIGFVRGDDGLSFSVMQPKMETFRKAVLKDPAVLSVAGFIGGNNGTNNAVMLVRLKPISERKISAQAVIERLRKDVPLVPGGRLFLMADQDLQFGGSRDQTSAQYSYILQSGDLAALRLWYPKVVAALRELPELTAIDAREGRGAAQVTLVVDRDQAKRLGIDMDMVTAVLNNAYSQRQISTIYDSLNQYQVVMEVNPKYAQDPITLNQMQVITAEGARVPLSTIAHYENSLADDRVSHEGQFASENIAFDMAPGVTVEQGTAAIERAIAKVGLPEDVIAKMAGTADAFAATQKGQPFMILGALVAVYLVLGILYESYIHPLTILSTLPSAGVGAMLAIYLTGGEFSLISLLGLFLLIGVVKKNAILMIDLALQLERNDGLGPLESIRSACLLRLRPILMTTLAAILGALPLLLGAGDGAEMRRPLGLTIIGGLVFSQILTLYTTPVVYLYLDRARHRFNKWRGVRTDAALDTAL, from the coding sequence ATGAACCTGTCCGGACCTTTCATTCGCCGGCCGGTCGCGACCATGCTGCTGAGCCTGGCGATCCTCTTGCTGGGCGGTGTCAGCTTCAACCTGCTGCCGGTGTCGCCGCTGCCGCAGATCGACTTCCCGGTGATCGTGGTGTCGGCCAGCTTGCCCGGCGCCAGCCCCGAGGTGATGGCGTCTACCGTGGCCACGCCGCTGGAGCGCTCGTTTGGCGCGATTGCCGGCATCACCACCATGAGCAGTTCGTCGAGCCAGGGCTCGACCCGAGTGATCCTCGCGTTCGATTCCGACCGCGATATCAACGGCGCGGCGCGGGAAGTGCAGGCGGCGATCAACGCCTCGCGCAACCTGTTGCCCAGCGGTATGCGCAGCATGCCCACCTACAAAAAGATCAACCCGTCCCAGGCGCCGATCATGGTGCTGTCGCTGACCTCGGACGTGCTGCAAAAGGGCCAGCTGTACGACCTGGCCTCGACCATTCTGTCGCAAAGCCTCTCGCAAGTGCCCGGTGTGGGCGAGGTGCAGATCGGCGGCAGCTCCCTGCCAGCGGTGCGCATCGAACTGGAACCCAAGGCCCTCGACCAGTACGGCGTGGCCCTCGACGACGTGCGTAACACCATTGCCAACGCCAACCAGCGCCGGCCCAAAGGCTCCCTGGAAGACAGCCAGCGCAACTGGCAGATACAGGCCAATGACCAGTTGGAAAAGGCCAAGGACTACGAGCCGTTACTGATCCGCTACCAGAACGGCGCGGCCCTGCGCCTGGGCGACGTGGCCAAGATCAGTGACGGCGTGGAAGACCGTTACAACAGCGGCTTCTTCAACAATGATTCGGCGGTCTTGCTGGTGATCAACCGCCAGTCCGGCGCCAACATCATCGAGACCGTCCGGCAGATCAAGGCGCAGTTGCCGGCGTTGCAGGCGGTGCTGCCGTCCAGCGTCAAGCTGAGCCTGGCCATGGACCGCTCGCCGGTGATCACCGCGACCTTGCACGAAGCCGAGATGACCCTGCTGATCGCCGTGGGCCTGGTGATCCTGGTGGTGTACCTGTTCCTCGGTAACTTCCGCGCCTCGCTGATCCCGACCCTGGCGGTGCCGGTGTCGCTGGTCGGCACCTTTGCGGTGATGTACCTGTACGGGTTCTCGCTGAACAACTTTTCGCTGATGGCCTTGATCCTGGCCACCGGCCTGGTGGTGGACGATGCCATCGTGGTGCTGGAAAACATCTCCCGGCACATCGACGAAGGCGTGCCCCCGATGAAGGCCGCGTACCTGGGCGCCCAGGAAGTCGGCTTTACCTTGCTGTCGATGAACGTGTCGCTGGTGGCGGTGTTCCTGTCCATCCTGTTCATGGGCGGGATTGTCACCAACCTGTTCCGCGAGTTTTCCATCACCCTGTCGGCCGCGATCATTGTGTCGCTGATTGTCTCGCTGACCCTCACCCCGATGCTCTGCGCGCGTTGGCTCAAGCCCCATGTCAAAACCCAGATGACCGGTCTGCAGCGCTGGAGCCAGAAGATCAACGACCGCATGGTCGCCGGCTACGCCACCAGCCTGGACTGGGTGTTGCGCCATCGTCGGCTGACCCTGCTCAGCCTGTTGCTGACCATCGGCATGAATGTGGCGCTGTACGTGGTGGTGCCAAAGACCTTCATGCCGCAGCAGGACACCGGCCAGTTGATCGGTTTTGTACGCGGTGACGACGGCCTGTCGTTCAGTGTGATGCAGCCGAAGATGGAAACCTTCCGCAAGGCGGTGCTCAAGGACCCGGCGGTGCTCAGCGTGGCCGGTTTTATCGGCGGCAACAACGGCACCAACAACGCGGTGATGCTGGTACGCCTCAAGCCCATCAGTGAGCGCAAGATTTCTGCCCAGGCGGTGATCGAGCGCCTGCGCAAGGACGTGCCGCTCGTACCGGGCGGTCGGCTGTTCCTGATGGCCGACCAGGACCTGCAATTTGGCGGCAGCCGCGACCAGACCAGCGCGCAGTACTCCTACATCCTGCAAAGCGGCGATCTGGCGGCACTGCGCCTGTGGTACCCCAAAGTCGTGGCGGCCTTGCGTGAACTGCCGGAGCTGACCGCCATCGACGCCCGCGAGGGCCGGGGCGCGGCGCAAGTCACGCTGGTGGTCGACCGCGACCAGGCCAAGCGCCTGGGCATCGACATGGACATGGTCACGGCGGTGCTCAACAACGCCTACAGCCAGCGGCAGATTTCGACCATCTACGACAGCCTCAACCAGTACCAGGTGGTGATGGAGGTCAATCCCAAGTACGCCCAGGACCCGATTACCCTCAACCAGATGCAGGTGATCACTGCCGAGGGTGCGCGGGTGCCGTTGTCGACCATCGCTCATTATGAGAACAGCCTGGCCGACGACCGCGTGAGCCACGAAGGCCAGTTCGCTTCGGAAAACATCGCCTTCGACATGGCGCCCGGTGTGACGGTGGAGCAGGGCACGGCCGCCATCGAGCGGGCGATTGCCAAGGTTGGCTTGCCGGAGGACGTGATCGCCAAGATGGCCGGCACCGCCGATGCCTTCGCGGCCACGCAGAAGGGCCAGCCGTTCATGATCCTGGGCGCGCTGGTGGCGGTGTACTTGGTGCTCGGCATCTTGTATGAAAGCTACATTCACCCGCTGACGATCCTCTCGACCCTGCCTTCGGCGGGGGTCGGCGCCATGCTCGCCATCTACCTGACGGGGGGCGAGTTCAGCCTGATCTCCTTGCTGGGCCTGTTCCTGTTGATCGGGGTGGTGAAGAAGAACGCGATCCTGATGATCGACCTGGCGTTGCAGTTGGAGCGCAACGACGGCCTGGGCCCGCTGGAATCGATCCGCAGCGCCTGCCTGTTGCGCTTGCGCCCGATCCTGATGACCACCCTGGCGGCGATCCTCGGCGCCTTGCCGTTGCTGCTGGGCGCGGGCGACGGCGCGGAAATGCGCCGCCCCCTGGGCCTGACGATTATCGGCGGCCTGGTGTTCAGCCAGATCCTGACCCTTTACACCACCCCGGTGGTCTACCTCTATCTCGACCGCGCGCGCCATCGCTTCAACAAATGGCGCGGCGTGCGTACCGATGCTGCCCTGGACACTGCGCTATGA
- a CDS encoding efflux transporter outer membrane subunit: MTDSTHANAPRPRDSTTPGVPHSPVGAGLPAINAQAPRTSRLGALSLTTFASKFAPTVGLALLLSACAVGPDYHRPEVIEPAQFKEAQGWRQATPSDSLARGAWWELYGDRQLNDLVTRLNTSNQTVAQAEARFRQAQALVRSSRGAFYPTVDLSVGKTRASQGTGSSNASLSSSSSGIRDTLNAQLGVSWEADIWGKLRRGLEANEASAEASSADLAAMRLSQQSELVQSYLQLRVMDEQTRLLQATLETYQRSLQMTENQYRAGVSGKDAVAQAQTQLKTTQASLIDLIWQRAQLENAIAVLIGEAPANFNLAVSKDIPALPQIPVSLPSQLLERRPDIASAERSVIAANANIGVAKAAYYPDLSLSLAGGYSSSTYADWISLPNRFWSVGPKLAMTLFDGGQRSAEVDRTVASYDETVAKYRQTVLDGFREVENYMVQLKVLEDEAVVSNEALEAARESLRLTQNQYKAGLIAYLDVVTVQATALSNERTVLTLLQTRLVASVQLIAALGGGWDGQTPIAEKD, translated from the coding sequence ATGACCGATTCAACTCACGCCAATGCACCACGTCCGCGCGATTCAACGACGCCCGGCGTACCGCATTCTCCTGTAGGAGCCGGCTTGCCGGCGATAAACGCCCAGGCACCGCGTACCTCCCGGCTGGGCGCGTTATCGTTGACGACCTTCGCGAGCAAGTTCGCACCTACAGTGGGGTTGGCGTTGTTGCTCAGCGCCTGCGCCGTTGGCCCGGACTACCACCGGCCAGAAGTCATCGAGCCGGCGCAATTCAAGGAAGCCCAGGGCTGGCGCCAGGCCACCCCCAGCGACTCCCTGGCCCGTGGCGCCTGGTGGGAATTATACGGCGACCGCCAACTCAACGACCTGGTAACGCGCCTGAACACCTCCAACCAGACCGTGGCCCAGGCCGAAGCGCGTTTTCGCCAGGCCCAGGCCTTGGTGCGCAGTTCACGCGGGGCGTTTTACCCCACCGTCGACCTGAGCGTCGGGAAAACCCGCGCCAGCCAGGGCACCGGCAGCAGTAACGCCAGCCTCAGCAGTTCCAGCAGCGGTATCCGCGACACCCTCAATGCGCAGTTGGGCGTGAGCTGGGAAGCCGACATCTGGGGCAAGTTGCGCCGAGGCCTCGAAGCCAATGAGGCCAGCGCCGAAGCCAGCTCGGCGGACCTGGCGGCGATGCGCCTGAGCCAACAGTCGGAGTTGGTGCAAAGCTACCTGCAACTGCGCGTCATGGACGAACAGACGCGCTTGCTGCAAGCCACGCTGGAGACCTACCAGCGTTCCCTGCAAATGACCGAAAACCAATACCGTGCCGGGGTTTCCGGCAAGGACGCGGTGGCCCAGGCGCAAACCCAGCTGAAGACCACCCAGGCCAGCCTGATCGACCTGATCTGGCAGCGCGCCCAACTGGAAAACGCGATTGCGGTGTTGATCGGCGAGGCACCGGCCAACTTCAACCTGGCGGTGAGCAAGGACATCCCCGCGTTGCCGCAGATCCCGGTGAGCCTGCCCTCGCAGCTGCTGGAGCGCCGTCCGGACATCGCCTCGGCGGAACGCTCGGTGATCGCTGCCAACGCCAATATCGGCGTGGCGAAGGCTGCCTACTACCCGGACCTGAGCCTGAGCCTGGCCGGGGGTTATTCCAGCAGCACCTACGCCGACTGGATCAGCCTGCCGAACCGCTTCTGGTCGGTGGGGCCGAAGCTGGCCATGACCCTGTTCGATGGCGGCCAGCGCTCGGCGGAAGTCGACCGTACCGTGGCCTCCTATGACGAGACGGTGGCCAAGTACCGCCAGACCGTGCTGGACGGTTTCCGTGAAGTGGAAAACTACATGGTGCAGCTCAAGGTGCTGGAGGACGAGGCGGTGGTCAGCAACGAAGCGCTGGAGGCCGCGCGTGAGTCGCTGCGCCTGACCCAGAACCAGTACAAGGCCGGCCTGATTGCCTACCTGGACGTGGTCACCGTGCAAGCCACGGCGCTGAGCAACGAACGCACCGTATTGACCTTGCTGCAGACGCGCCTGGTGGCGAGCGTGCAACTGATCGCCGCATTGGGCGGCGGCTGGGACGGGCAGACCCCAATCGCCGAAAAGGACTGA